ATAGCTGCCCATCATGGACGGAGTATAGGTTGGCAGGAATCTGTGTCGCGACAAGCACAAGTGATTACGGGAGCGACAATCTGGCAAAATCCCCATGGGCAAGCCCCGGGGCAACTCATTGAGGATGCGTCAGGCGTGACCGTTCTTCTGCCTGGTCCTCCCAGAGAACTTCAAGGGGTAGCTCATGATTTTTTGTTGCCGTGGTTGCGTCAAGGGCCGTTCAACCATCCGGTGATTCGGAGAACCTTAACATCTTTTGATATGGATGAGTCGGTTATCGCACATCAATTGCTACCCTTGCTTTCAGGGCAACATCCCAAAACAGGCATTTATGCACGACCGGGCCATGTCGAAGTGCGGGTGGAGTCATCAACTTCGCCCCAGCAGTGGGTACTGAATGAACGGGCCGTGGCTTGGATTAGGGGACGGGTGACGAGCCGCTTGTACGAGTTAACACATGTTGATCGTACCACGGTTCTGATTGAGACGCTCAGTCAACGACAAGAAACTATCAGTGCCATGGAATCTTTAACCGGTGGATTATTCATGGCCACATTGATTAACGTACCGGGAGCTTCTCTATGTGTGGCTGGAGGAGCGGTTGCATATACTGATCGCATCAAAGCATTATACGGTGTTCCCGTAAGTATTCTTGAACAATACGGAGCCGTAAGTGCTGAATGTGCTGTCGCGATGGCACAAAGTATTCGCCAAAAGTATGGCACTCATTGGGGTGTCAGTACGACCGGTTATGCAGGACCAGGGGGCGGAGATTCGGATAATCCGGTGGGAACCTTTTATACGGCTGTCGCAGGCCCAAAAGGTAGTGAAGTGAGGCGTCGCGTCATTTCTGCTGACCGTGATGGCGTACGGGAAGCCGCTGTGGAAATGGCGCTGACTTTGTTATGGGACATGCTAGGTCTGTCCGAATCTTATGCTCGTCCCAATTTTGAGGTATTTAACACACGATAAAGGAGTCGTCAATGGAACAGGAATCCGTAAAACTCGAAACATTTAAGAGCATGGGGTTATCTTTGCCTGTGCTCAAAGCATTGGAGGAAATGGGATTTGAGGAGCCTTCCCCCATTCAGGTCAAAACTATTCCCTTAATTTTGGAAGGCCATGATTTGATTGGTCAGGCCCAAACCGGAACAGGAAAAACGGCAGCCTTCGGCGTGCCAATTGTTGAACGATTAGATCACCGAAGCAAAAAGGTCCAGGCCTTGGTGATGGCACCAACTCGGGAGTTGGCGATTCAGGTCTCCGAAGAGATTACAAAAATTGGGCGGCATTCTGGGGTCAAGGTCGTACCCATTTATGGGGGACAATCTTATGATCGTCAAATTAAGGCATTAGAACATGGCGCTCAAGTCGTGATTGGGACGCCGGGACGTGTCATGGATCATATCCGCCGCGGCACGTTGAAACTGGATTCGGTGCGCATGGTGGTCTTAGATGAAGCCGACGAAATGCTCGATATGGGATTTATCGAAGATGTTGAGTTTATTCTCCAAAATATTCCCACGGAACGGCAGACCATGTTATTTTCGGCGACCGTTCCCGAAGCAATTTCGCGATTAGCACGGAAATATTTGAAAAACCCCGAGCATATTTCGATCAGTCCGGAACGGCTAACGGTTCCCAAAATCGAACAGGTGTACTATGAAGTGCGGGAGCACGAAAAGCTTGATGGGCTATCACGTATTTTGGATATGGAAAGCGCCGAAAGAACGATTATCTTTTGCCGAACTAAAAAACGCGTCGATGAATTGGCTGAAGGATTGCAAGCTCGGGGATATTCTGCTGAAGCTATTCATGGCGATTTGAACCAGGTTCAAAGAAATCGTGTGCTTAAACGGTTTAAAGAGGGTGCGAGCGAGATTCTCGTAGCGACCGACGTGGCAGCACGTGGTCTCGATATCGATAACGTCACGCATGTGATTAATTATGACCTTCCCCAAGATACCGAAACCTATGTGCACCGTATAGGACGAACAGGCCGGGCAGGGCGAAGTGGTACCGCGATTACTCTCGTATTGCCCAAAGAATTTCGCCAATTTCGCCAGATGGAACGGATTTTGCGGGTGCGATTACAACGCCGTCCTTTGCCGACCCAAGAGGATGTTGCGGAGAAACAACGCGAAGCCTTGAAAAATCGATTGGCTGATGAAATTGAACGGGGCGTGTTGCCAGCCTACCAAGATATTGTCATGGAATTAGCTCAATCTTATGATAGCGTAGATATTGCGGCAGCTGCATTACGATTAATGCTCGATAAAGGGCATGATCAGCCCGTTGAGGGAGAATTTGGCGAGACGGGTGCTGAGCCCGGCATGGTTCGGCTGTTTTTGAACCTTGGTCGAATGGACCGTGTCTCTCCAGCGGATATTGTTCGGGGATTAGCGGAAGGAGCTCATATTTCTGGCAGTGTCATCGGGCTCATCGACATTTATGACCGCTTTACTTTCGTTGAAATGCCGAAGGATGCCGCTGCAAAAGTTCTCCAAAACATGGGCTCTATTGTTATTCGCGGAAAATCCGTTAATATGGAGCCCGCCCGGCCGCGGTAAAAAGATAGAGGAGATTATTGAGGTTCTAGCGAATAGTTTCCTGAGTTAGGTTAGCAAGGGGAGGAAAAGAAACTATGGCGATGGACCGGAACAAGGCATTGGATCTGGCGCTCGCACAAATTGAAAAGCAATTTGGTAAGGGATCGATAATGCGATTAGGGGAGGCATCAGGGCAAACCGCGATCGATGTGATTTCGACCGGTTGTCTTCCCCTTGATATTGCGATGGGAGTAGGGGGATTGCCCCGCGGCAGAGTAGTGGAAATTTATGGACAAGAGTCCTCAGGAAAAACCACTATAGCATTGCATGCTATTGCTGAAGCGCAAAAAGCCGGGGGCGTAGCGGCGTTTATTGATGTGGAACACGCGTTAGATCCGCTATACGCGAGGAAACTTGGCGTGAATCTCAATGACTTGTTAATTTCTCAGCCAGATACTGGCGAACAAGCCCTGGAGATTGCTGAAGCACTTGTCCGGTCTGGCGCCGTAGATATTGTTGTGGTCGACTCGGTGGCGGCCCTTGTACCGCGGGCAGAAATTGAGGGCGAAATGGGTGACGCCCATGTGGGACTGCAGGCGCGGTTAATGTCTCAAGCGTTGCGGAAGTTAACGGGTGCGATTTCCAAGTCCAATACCGTGACCGTGTTTATTAACCAACTACGTGAAAAGGTTGGGGTCATGTTCGGCAACCCGGAAACAACGCCTGGGGGACGAGCCCTGAAATTTTATTCGTCCATTCGGCTAGAAGTCCGACGCATTGATAGCTTAAAACAAGGCACCGAGGTTGTAGGGAACCGAACGCGTGTGAAAGTGGTAAAAAACAAAGTGGCTCCACCCTTTAAACAGGCAGAATTTGATATCTTATATGGGGAAGGCGTCTCTCGTGAAGGCAGTATCTTAGATCTTGCGGTAGAAATTGGTCTCGTGCAAAAAAGTGGCGCCTGGTATGCCTATGGAGATTTGCGTTTAGGCCAAGGGCGAGAAAACACCCGGGAATTTCTCAAAAACAATCCCGAACTTGCGCAAGAATTGGACGCAAAGATCCGCCAGCATTTCCAAGCCAGTTCGTCTTTAGTGTCTTTAGGGACCCCTGATGAGCAGGACATCGAATAAAGATCCCTATATTCAAGCACTGCGCTGGTTGGGATATCGCGACTATAGCAGTGCGTGCCTGGCAAAACGTCTGCAAGAACAGGGTTATGATTATCCTCTTGTAGAACAAACGGTAAGCCGACTCATCGATGAAGGGTGGTTAGATGATGTCCGGCTTGCCCGCCAGATTATTGAGCAATGTCTAGCGACACAAACGATGGGACCGGGTTTAATTCGCCACCGCCTGATGTCACGAGGATTATCTAGAGAAATTTGGGAAAATATCCTTCATGAACGAATCCAGGCGATTGATTGGCTAAAGATTGCCGAAGCTCTTGAGGAGCGGTACGATATGAACGAACCGCGGGAACGACTTCGGTTTGGCCGCTACTTAATCCGTCGAGGATTCCCCACGGCAGTGGCATGGCAGTTAGCAGGCCCGGATAATGCGCCAGCAACAGAAAAGGAGTGTTAACTGTGGCTCTTAAAATCATTGAAGAATGCATCTCATGCGGGGCATGCGAACCCGAATGCCCTAATGGAGCCATTAGTGAGGCAGAAGATATTTATGTGATTGATCCCGGACATTGTACGGAGTGTTACGGTTTTTATACAACCCAGCAATGTGCGGATGTGTGTCCGGTAGAAGCCTGTGTGAAAGACGACAAATATCCTGAAACAGCTGTCGAATTAAAAGAAAAATTTCTGTCGTTATATCCTGATGGTCATTTGGAAAATACCGATAAATGGAAACCTCCCACTTTATAATATGTTGGAGGGAATATCCATTACTCAAATACAGGAAAAACTGACTGATTCGTTGGATGATACGTATGATAGCATAAAGGCGTTTGACGGCCGGAAAGGGAGGGTGCCGAATGAACCTATCATCGTCAGGTTGGGGAAGCAGCACACGAGGACTGGGAGCTTTAATTACAGTAATGATGCGCTATCCGGAGATTAATAGTGTTCAGTTTAATCCGGATGATCGAACATTGAATATGACATTTATTGTTCGAAAAACAATATGTGATGAAACGTGGTCTGCATTAACTGATCAGCTCGTTGATGTGTTGCAAACTTACCGGTGGGTTACAGGTCGGCCTCTGTCGCTGATTGAATTAGATCGTTTAGATTGGGATACCGCCACCATTATTGAACTCCGCCGCGACATTGACACCGTATCGGTGGAAGAAGTGGGCATGATGATTGAAGTACTCCATGACTGGTTTGAACAAGATGTGGTGACAGATACCCATGACTTATTGGAAGAAGAACTCATGCTCCAAGAAGAAACAATTCAAGCCAACTTGGAGGCCTTAAGTCAAGACGCGCACGGTCATCTTGTGGCGCTCCGCGATGAAGGTCGGGTGGTCGTGTTTAACACATAGACAACAAACAGATATCTGCTCACGGTGAAAGGCAGGATAGAATGAAGGTTTTATTGGTAGGCGATGTCGTGGGAAAAGTAGGCCGGCGTATGTTGAAGTCGGCTATTCCCATTATTAAGGCAGAAAATGGCGTAACCCTGGTTGTGGCTAATGGGGAAAATGCAGCCGGCGGGAATGGATTGACCCACGAAATCATGGATGATCTTCTCGCTTCGGGCGTGGACGTGTTATCATCGGGCAACCATATTTTTGACAAAAAAGAAGTTTTGGAGTTTCTCGATGATGTACCGGCTCTGTTGCGGCCTCTGAATTTGCCTGTGGGAACTCCAGGACATGGTTATGTGGTGACAGGCATTCACGGCATTCCTGTGGCGGTGATTAACCTCGCGGGGCGAGCATTTATGCCTTTTCAATATGATGATCCGTTTGCTGCCATGGATCGGGTTCTGGACAGTTTGGCTCCTGAAGTGCGCGTGATTTTAGTGGATTTCCATGCTGAAACGACGTCAGAAAAGGCAGCCTTGGCCTGGTATTTAGATGGAAAAGTATCGGTTGTGGTAGGAACGCATACGCATGTGCAGACGGCGGATGAACGTATTTTGCCTCAAGGTACGGCTTT
The Sulfobacillus thermosulfidooxidans DNA segment above includes these coding regions:
- a CDS encoding CinA family nicotinamide mononucleotide deamidase-related protein, which encodes MFNLAGLVAVGDEVLSGEVINSNAAWLAQQLLSVGIHTRWHMVVGDDVTAISQALEWMHQHVDLVIVIGGLGPTADDLTKDAVARYYHRDLIVDSTTIDHIAAHHGRSIGWQESVSRQAQVITGATIWQNPHGQAPGQLIEDASGVTVLLPGPPRELQGVAHDFLLPWLRQGPFNHPVIRRTLTSFDMDESVIAHQLLPLLSGQHPKTGIYARPGHVEVRVESSTSPQQWVLNERAVAWIRGRVTSRLYELTHVDRTTVLIETLSQRQETISAMESLTGGLFMATLINVPGASLCVAGGAVAYTDRIKALYGVPVSILEQYGAVSAECAVAMAQSIRQKYGTHWGVSTTGYAGPGGGDSDNPVGTFYTAVAGPKGSEVRRRVISADRDGVREAAVEMALTLLWDMLGLSESYARPNFEVFNTR
- a CDS encoding DEAD/DEAH box helicase; protein product: MEQESVKLETFKSMGLSLPVLKALEEMGFEEPSPIQVKTIPLILEGHDLIGQAQTGTGKTAAFGVPIVERLDHRSKKVQALVMAPTRELAIQVSEEITKIGRHSGVKVVPIYGGQSYDRQIKALEHGAQVVIGTPGRVMDHIRRGTLKLDSVRMVVLDEADEMLDMGFIEDVEFILQNIPTERQTMLFSATVPEAISRLARKYLKNPEHISISPERLTVPKIEQVYYEVREHEKLDGLSRILDMESAERTIIFCRTKKRVDELAEGLQARGYSAEAIHGDLNQVQRNRVLKRFKEGASEILVATDVAARGLDIDNVTHVINYDLPQDTETYVHRIGRTGRAGRSGTAITLVLPKEFRQFRQMERILRVRLQRRPLPTQEDVAEKQREALKNRLADEIERGVLPAYQDIVMELAQSYDSVDIAAAALRLMLDKGHDQPVEGEFGETGAEPGMVRLFLNLGRMDRVSPADIVRGLAEGAHISGSVIGLIDIYDRFTFVEMPKDAAAKVLQNMGSIVIRGKSVNMEPARPR
- the recA gene encoding recombinase RecA, producing the protein MAMDRNKALDLALAQIEKQFGKGSIMRLGEASGQTAIDVISTGCLPLDIAMGVGGLPRGRVVEIYGQESSGKTTIALHAIAEAQKAGGVAAFIDVEHALDPLYARKLGVNLNDLLISQPDTGEQALEIAEALVRSGAVDIVVVDSVAALVPRAEIEGEMGDAHVGLQARLMSQALRKLTGAISKSNTVTVFINQLREKVGVMFGNPETTPGGRALKFYSSIRLEVRRIDSLKQGTEVVGNRTRVKVVKNKVAPPFKQAEFDILYGEGVSREGSILDLAVEIGLVQKSGAWYAYGDLRLGQGRENTREFLKNNPELAQELDAKIRQHFQASSSLVSLGTPDEQDIE
- a CDS encoding regulatory protein RecX gives rise to the protein MSRTSNKDPYIQALRWLGYRDYSSACLAKRLQEQGYDYPLVEQTVSRLIDEGWLDDVRLARQIIEQCLATQTMGPGLIRHRLMSRGLSREIWENILHERIQAIDWLKIAEALEERYDMNEPRERLRFGRYLIRRGFPTAVAWQLAGPDNAPATEKEC
- a CDS encoding YfhL family 4Fe-4S dicluster ferredoxin encodes the protein MALKIIEECISCGACEPECPNGAISEAEDIYVIDPGHCTECYGFYTTQQCADVCPVEACVKDDKYPETAVELKEKFLSLYPDGHLENTDKWKPPTL
- a CDS encoding TIGR00282 family metallophosphoesterase: MKVLLVGDVVGKVGRRMLKSAIPIIKAENGVTLVVANGENAAGGNGLTHEIMDDLLASGVDVLSSGNHIFDKKEVLEFLDDVPALLRPLNLPVGTPGHGYVVTGIHGIPVAVINLAGRAFMPFQYDDPFAAMDRVLDSLAPEVRVILVDFHAETTSEKAALAWYLDGKVSVVVGTHTHVQTADERILPQGTAFITDLGMTGPRDSVIGVKTELVIQKLKTQMPVRFDTATGAGQFGGLIVDIDEHSGRAREVKRIFYRE